One genomic segment of Sphingorhabdus sp. M41 includes these proteins:
- the trmB gene encoding tRNA (guanine(46)-N(7))-methyltransferase TrmB produces MTAFKEGDPTTIRQLYGRRQGHALRDQQVELVEKLLPQIAVPTEGPVTATSLFGSDRPLHFEIGFGAGEHLAARADMLPDHAFIGCEPYLNGVVGALQHIRDGHLGNVRLHMGNALDVLERIPDGSLSFVYLLHPDPWPKARHAKRRFMNHGPIGLIAQKLKPGGEFRFGTDHPVYLEWACMIMNQRDEFDWLCESSEDWMIRPGGWPETRYEAKARRQDHDVWYFRYRRK; encoded by the coding sequence ATGACAGCATTTAAAGAGGGCGATCCCACCACTATCCGCCAGCTCTATGGGCGGAGGCAGGGCCATGCTTTGCGCGACCAGCAGGTGGAACTGGTCGAAAAGCTGCTGCCGCAAATCGCGGTGCCAACGGAGGGCCCGGTTACGGCAACATCGCTGTTTGGTAGTGATCGTCCGCTGCATTTCGAGATTGGCTTCGGCGCCGGCGAACATCTGGCCGCTCGCGCAGACATGCTGCCCGATCATGCTTTTATCGGTTGCGAACCCTATCTCAATGGCGTGGTTGGAGCGCTGCAGCATATTCGTGACGGTCACCTGGGCAATGTCCGCCTGCATATGGGCAATGCGCTGGATGTGCTGGAGCGAATTCCGGACGGCAGCCTGAGCTTCGTTTATCTGCTGCATCCCGATCCCTGGCCGAAAGCACGGCATGCCAAACGGCGTTTCATGAATCATGGCCCGATCGGCCTGATTGCGCAGAAGCTGAAGCCCGGCGGCGAATTTCGGTTCGGTACCGATCATCCGGTCTATCTGGAATGGGCCTGCATGATCATGAACCAGCGCGATGAATTTGACTGGCTGTGCGAAAGTTCGGAAGACTGGATGATCCGCCCGGGCGGCTGGCCGGAGACGCGTTACGAAGCGAAGGCGCGCCGGCAGGATCATGATGTCTGGTATTTCCGCTACCGCCGCAAATAA
- the rpmA gene encoding 50S ribosomal protein L27 → MAHKKAGGSSRNGRDSAGRRLGVKKFGSEAVVAGNIIIRQRGTQTHAGRNVGMGKDHTLFALVDGKVEFHKGKLGRKYVSVDLMAEAAE, encoded by the coding sequence ATGGCACATAAAAAAGCAGGTGGTTCATCCCGCAACGGGCGCGACTCAGCAGGTCGTCGTCTGGGCGTTAAGAAATTTGGCAGCGAAGCCGTTGTCGCTGGTAACATCATCATCCGCCAGCGCGGAACGCAGACTCATGCGGGTCGCAATGTCGGCATGGGCAAGGACCACACATTGTTCGCGCTCGTCGACGGCAAGGTGGAATTCCACAAGGGTAAACTCGGTCGCAAATATGTGTCCGTGGACCTCATGGCGGAAGCCGCAGAATAA
- a CDS encoding metal-dependent hydrolase, with amino-acid sequence MDIAPTIADAATEFSAHEKSATPADLHIRPRNLNFASAVIERRRWVGGDPFASAFFNALSVTFPKGELFFIDSLKKFVNRVPPKLRGEIRSFIQQEAIHSREHHCFNEHLKDCDFDISRLEQTIAKVVQDIRARSEYDHLVATMCIEHVTAILAAEVIGNPAHLEYADEDQRNLWLWHASEEIEHKGVAYDTWLHMTKDWNPLKCWFVRCSFMAKISFGFAKNRTRGILDILRQDGISGPRAWFGLAHYALVGKAPFRRTLWPLLQFFKPGFHPWDIDDRPLIKLAESEYEAAIMDEADAGSQEPASTGSRQAGLFKKVA; translated from the coding sequence ATGGACATTGCTCCGACTATCGCTGATGCAGCGACCGAATTTAGTGCGCACGAAAAAAGCGCGACACCCGCTGACCTTCATATTCGACCCCGCAACCTGAATTTTGCCAGTGCCGTTATCGAGCGGCGTCGCTGGGTGGGCGGTGACCCTTTTGCTTCCGCCTTTTTCAACGCCCTTTCCGTCACTTTTCCGAAAGGCGAGCTTTTTTTCATCGATTCGCTCAAGAAATTCGTCAACCGGGTGCCGCCAAAGCTGCGTGGTGAGATTCGCTCCTTCATCCAGCAGGAAGCAATTCACAGCCGGGAGCATCATTGCTTCAACGAACATCTGAAAGATTGCGATTTCGATATTAGTCGGCTGGAGCAGACGATTGCCAAGGTCGTGCAGGACATTCGTGCCAGATCGGAATATGACCATCTGGTGGCGACCATGTGTATCGAGCATGTTACAGCAATTCTCGCCGCCGAAGTGATCGGCAATCCGGCGCATCTGGAATATGCGGATGAAGATCAGCGCAACCTCTGGCTATGGCATGCTTCGGAAGAAATTGAGCATAAGGGCGTTGCCTATGATACCTGGCTGCATATGACCAAGGACTGGAATCCTTTGAAATGCTGGTTTGTGCGTTGCAGCTTCATGGCAAAAATCTCGTTTGGTTTTGCAAAAAACCGGACGAGGGGCATTTTGGATATACTGCGACAGGATGGTATTTCCGGACCACGCGCTTGGTTTGGGCTGGCGCATTATGCACTAGTCGGCAAAGCGCCTTTTCGCAGGACATTATGGCCTTTGTTGCAGTTTTTCAAACCCGGCTTCCATCCCTGGGACATTGATGACCGGCCGCTTATAAAGCTTGCCGAGAGCGAATATGAAGCCGCGATCATGGATGAAGCTGATGCCGGATCACAAGAGCCAGCATCTACCGGCAGCCGCCAGGCGGGATTGTTCAAAAAAGTAGCCTGA
- a CDS encoding GNAT family N-acetyltransferase, with the protein MFAVTPRLLLRPGWPEDAGALFNAINDEAIVRNLASAPWPYRLNDARKFLSLPTHADSPRWLIFNRTSASPQLAGCIGIDVQDNGDVELGYWISRQHWGRGYATEAGRAVLQNARTLGHRRLVASHFADNPVSGTVLRKLGFTPTGQTFEIFSRGRNGEARAIGFSCLLDEEQECEVMRPLAA; encoded by the coding sequence ATGTTCGCCGTAACACCAAGATTATTGCTGAGACCCGGCTGGCCCGAAGATGCCGGCGCATTATTCAATGCAATCAATGACGAGGCTATCGTTCGCAACCTTGCGAGTGCACCCTGGCCATATCGGCTGAACGATGCCCGGAAGTTTCTCTCCCTGCCCACCCATGCTGACAGCCCCCGCTGGCTGATTTTCAACCGGACGAGCGCCTCGCCGCAACTGGCCGGTTGCATCGGTATTGATGTGCAGGACAATGGCGATGTCGAACTCGGCTATTGGATTAGCCGCCAGCATTGGGGCCGAGGCTATGCCACCGAGGCCGGTCGGGCGGTATTGCAGAACGCACGGACGCTCGGCCACAGGCGGCTGGTCGCCAGCCATTTCGCGGACAATCCGGTCTCGGGAACCGTGCTGCGCAAGTTGGGTTTCACGCCAACCGGTCAAACCTTCGAAATTTTCAGCCGCGGCCGGAACGGGGAGGCTCGAGCAATAGGGTTTTCCTGCCTGCTGGATGAGGAACAGGAATGCGAGGTCATGCGACCACTGGCAGCATGA